One region of Acropora muricata isolate sample 2 chromosome 13, ASM3666990v1, whole genome shotgun sequence genomic DNA includes:
- the LOC136895515 gene encoding tetratricopeptide repeat protein 28-like, whose translation MAEGADTSMQEFDDETLRAITEVYKEEGNSAYKEKEFHRAVDFYTQGLETKCKDDELNAKLFCKRATAHLYMGKYCETLADARAALQLRPNYIKAIERGASACMKLGMYEEAGMWCDKGLEVFQNNIKLMDLKSEAMEAQRNVKESFKSRGANGDGAENDGPYLLEKRVALLQIAAKTGNKLLQRILYAEAGHKYRKFGRITEAIIFYELELKMAKELSQRKQQGFAYSHLGNAELDRGNLKQAIVYHELHLNITKELGDRLQEGSACGNLGNAHHEIGDYKKAIYYHNFSLEIAKEVDNKTGEGNAYGSLGNDYFGLGDLKRAVHYHQLQLSVAQEVGDKVEETTAYANLGLDYLRLGDIEKAINNHELFLKFTQETGDRNAEARAYNFLGADYLSRNDLKKAIYYLSLSLDICKEVGNKAEEGRVCANLGSSYKNMGNYEQALKYHQLHLEIARQTGNISEQGKASGNLGDVNRCLGDSKQALAFHERSLEIAREVGDKIIVGYLYVSLGLDYHSLSDLKRAVYYQTLALDIFKSEDCKTGQVAAYEALGNSYKDRGDIEEAVRCHEACLKISREIGDLTNEGSANGNLGNVYRALGDFKKAKEHHELQVYFAKKVGDKTGEGIGYLNLGNDCQNLMNYREAIHYHEFSLKIAKEQDDIPGIGKAYGNLGNDYDALEDFEKAVEFHKLHLEVAEKLDDKLQVANALGNLGNAYRGLQDSHNTEHYYRRQLELAKKIKDIFGEIAANNNLGNFFEIQGSHLEALTHLKSSVMLLNDFRARLHFRDEWKIKLRHLYKSSYTRLWVVLIKLGKTDEALSAAEQGRTQALKDLMEYNYGLSTPSDNRSESSAPEVILSEALSYLPSNAVFFAKTDSNVVSWLIRGGLVVKSGVKKTSDVDTTAFFHSLMKTVLTDIGVRSETGASCEDRSLDEEKDERGEHELPSETHPAHENNQSDGLRSLYDFLIAPMADSIDGDELVIVPEGHLCLVPFAALKDKNSKYLSESLRIRVSPSLTILKTIADCPADYHNKSGALLVGDPWVQEIVTGMKKLKQLPCARKEVEMIGKILNTKPLTDRQATKDEVLKRLSSVALVHIAAHGRMATGEIALCPNPDRTSERPEQADYLLTITDVLEVKLRAKLVVLSCCHSGRGQVKAEGVVGIARAFLGAGARSVLVSLWAINDAATLEFMKEFYQQLAEGKSASEALNRAMKSMRQSDDFTKVKYWAPFVLIGDDVTLDFGGGHK comes from the exons GAGCAAGTGCTTGTATGAAGCTTGGAATGTATGAAGAAGCCGGCATGTGGTGTGACAAAGGCTTGGAA GTTTTCCAGAATAACATAAAGTTGATGGATTTGAAGAGTGAGGCTATGGAAGCACAAAGAAATGTTAAG GAAAGTTTCAAGAGCAGGGGAGCGAATGGAGACGGGGCAGAAAATGACGGCCCATACCTCCTTGAAAAACGCGTGGCTCTGTTACAAATTGCTGCTAAGACGGGAAACAAACTCCTTCAACGGATCCTCTATGCCGAAGCCGGGCATAAGTACCGGAAATTTGGGAGAATTACTGAGGCTATAATCTTTTACGAACTCGAACTCAAAATGGCTAAAGAATTGAGCCAACGCAAACAACAAGGATTCGCATATAGTCATCTTGGTAATGCTGAGCTGGACCGTGGGAACTTGAAACAAGCCATCGTCTACCACGAACTTCATCTAAATATAACTAAGGAGTTGGGAGATCGCCTTCAAGAAGGAAGTGCTTGCGGTAATCTTGGAAATGCTCATCATGAAATAGGTGATTATAAAAAGGCAATCTACTATCACAATTTCAGTCTTGAAATTGCCAAAGAAGTGGACAACAAAACTGGAGAGGGGAACGCTTATGGGAGCCTTGGAAACGATTACTTTGGTTTGGGAGATCTCAAACGCGCTGTTCATTATCACCAACTCCAATTAAGTGTCGCCCAAGAAGTGGGCGACAAGGTCGAAGAAACTACGGCGTACGCGAATCTTGGGCTTGACTATCTTCGCCTTGGTGACATAGAAAAGGCTATTAACAACCACGAGCTTTTTCTCAAATTCACTCAAGAGACAGGCGACAGGAATGCCGAAGCCAGAGCGTACAATTTTCTTGGCGCAGACTACCTCAGTCGCAATGATTTAAAAAAGGCAATTTATTATCTTTCGTTGTCCTTGGATATTTGCAAGGAGGTGGGAAACAAGGCAGAAGAAGGAAGAGTCTGCGCTAACCTGGGAAGCAGCTATAAAAATATGGGAAATTACGAACAGGCACTTAAATATCATCAACTCCACCTGGAAATAGCAAGACAAACAGGAAACATTAGTGAGCAAGGAAAAGCGAGCGGTAACCTTGGAGACGTTAACAGGTGTCTCGGAGATTCCAAGCAGGCTCTCGCCTTTCACGAACGCAGTTTGGAAATAGCAAGGGAAGTAGGCGACAAAATAATTGTGGGATATTTGTACGTTTCTCTTGGTCTGGATTATCACAGTCTAAGTGACTTGAAAAGAGCAGTTTATTACCAAACCCTTGCTCTGGATATTTTCAAATCAGAGGACTGCAAGACTGGACAGGTAGCAGCGTATGAAgctcttggtaacagttataaAGATCGTGGTGATATTGAAGAAGCTGTCCGATGTCATGAGGCTTGTTTGAAAATCTCTCGAGAGATCGGAGACCTAACTAATGAAGGCTCTGCGAACGGTAATCTTGGTAATGTTTACCGGGCTCTTGGGGATTTCAAAAAAGCTAAAGAGCATCATGAACTGCAAGTttattttgccaaaaaagtGGGCGATAAAACGGGCGAAGGGATCGGTTATCTAAACTTAGGCAACGACTGTCAAAACCTCATGAATTACAGAGAAGCCATTCATTATCACGAATTCAGTCTCAAAATTGCTAAAGAGCAGGACGATATACCAGGAATAGGAAAagcgtatggaaatcttggAAACGACTATGATGCTCTtgaagattttgaaaaggctgTTGAGTTCCACAAGCTTCACCTTGAGGTCGCCGAAAAGCTGGATGACAAATTGCAAGTAGCAAATGCACTTGGTAATCTGGGCAATGCATACAGAGGGCTCCAAGATTCTCACAACACCGAGCATTACTATAGACGTCAACTGGAGCTTGCAAAGAAGATAAAAGACATTTTTGGAGAAATTGCTGCCAACAACAATCTTGGTAACTTCTTCGAAATACAAGGATCTCATCTTGAGGCGCTTACTCACCTCAAGTCAAGTGTAATGCTGCTTAACGATTTCAGAGCTCGTCTCCACTTTAGGGATGAGTGGAAAATTAAGCTACGTCATCTTTACAAATCCAGCTACACAAGGCTTTGGGTTGTGCTGATAAAACTAGGAAAAACTGACGAGGCTTTGTCAGCTGCTGAGCAGGGTCGAACGCAAGCATTGAAAGACCTCATGGAATACAACTATGGACTCTCCACACCAAGTGACAATCGCAGTGAGTCATCTGCACCAGAAGTCATTTTATCGGAAGCACTGAGTTATCTTCCGTCAAACGCAGTGTTTTTCGCAAAGACAGACAGCAATGTCGTTTCATGGCTTATTCGAGGAGGACTTGTCGTTAAATCGGGCGTTAAGAAAACCAGCGACGTTGACACCACGGCTTTCTTTCATTCGCTAATGAAGACTGTTCTCACCGACATTGGTGTCAGATCAGAAACAGGAGCAAGTTGTGAAGATCGGTCGCTGGATGAGGAAAAGGATGAAAGAGGCGAACATGAGTTGCCTTCTGAGACACACCCCGCTCAtgaaaacaaccaatcagatggCTTGAGATCACTGTATGACTTCCTCATCGCACCAATGGCTGATTCTATTGATGGAGATGAACTTGTTATTGTTCCCGAAGGTCATCTATGTTTGGTTCCTTTTGCGGCGCTTAAGGACAAGAATTCGAAGTATTTGAGTGAATCACTAAGAATCCGGGTCAGTCCATCTTTAACGATTCTGAAAACGATCGCCGATTGTCCAGCAGATTATCACAACAAGAGTGGTGCTTTGCTGGTGGGAGATCCGTGGGTCCAAGAAATTGTCACTGGAATGAAAAAGCTTAAGCAGTTGCCCTGTGCCAGGAAAGAGGTGGAAATGATCGGAAAGATTCTCAACACCAAGCCTCTGACGGATAGACAAGCAACTAAGGATGAAGTGCTAAAGAGACTCTCATCGGTTGCACTTGTGCACATCGCAGCTCATGGTCGCATGGCAACAGGGGAAATTGCACTGTGTCCAAATCCTGATCGAACATCAGAGAGACCTGAACAAGCAGATTACCTCCTGACAATTACAGATGTGCTGGAAGTTAAGCTACGAGCGAAGCTTGTTGTCCTCAGTTGTTGTCACAGTGGGCGTGGTCAAGTCAAGGCAGAAGGCGTGGTGGGTATCGCACGAGCTTTCTTGGGCGCTGGAGCTCGCTCTGTTTTGGTTTCACTTTGGGCGATCAATGATGCAGCAACTTTGGAGTTCATGAAAGAATTCTACCAGCAACTGGCGGAAGGAAAAAGCGCCAGTGAAGCTCTAAACCGAGCGATGAAATCTATGAGGCAATCTGATGACTTCACTAAGGTCAAATATTGGGCCCCCTTCGTACTAATCGGCGATGATGTAACACTGGATTTTGGTGGAGGACACAAGTAG